From Dietzia sp. ANT_WB102, a single genomic window includes:
- a CDS encoding cation:proton antiporter, which produces METVAIYLVVTFACGFVARMVKLPTLIGYLAAGFILHSPGIDELPVVDTLADFGVTTLLFTIGLKLDLRMLFRREVIVATMANLIAVVGLTTGFLGLLATIGVRMLAGEDWQVLALLGFALSFSSTVFVVQVLDDRSEASSLYGRIAIGVLVLQDVVAVAFLTVMSGESPSPWAAALILLLPGAWLVHKLWNRLGHGELQTLFGITIALVPGYWLFESVGIKGDFGAMVVGVLLASHPRAAELSRTLFGFRELLLVGFFVSIGLHVDPTTETVLLGLLLTALLPVEGALLTLALAAFGLRKRTSILAGLALANFSEFGLIVIASGVQAGLIVGDWLVVTSVAVAASFVFSTLVNRRGTGLVNRLSAFVPTPRSNRFHPDDAHIDLANATALVLGVGRVGRAVHDRLSLEYGLTVIGVENDPVKVRGLRADGVRVLEADATEADFWERCINDDDVEIIVLAMPFHGSNLVAMDHVGRRDFEGTIAVVAQYDDEREELISMGADVAFHIYEGTGVGLADSAAEAAGLDS; this is translated from the coding sequence GTGGAGACAGTCGCGATCTACCTCGTGGTCACGTTCGCGTGCGGATTCGTCGCGCGAATGGTAAAACTCCCGACCCTCATCGGCTATCTCGCCGCTGGCTTCATCCTCCACAGCCCAGGCATCGATGAGCTCCCCGTGGTTGACACGCTGGCCGACTTCGGTGTCACTACCCTGCTCTTCACGATCGGCCTCAAACTCGACCTGCGGATGTTGTTCCGGCGCGAGGTGATCGTCGCCACCATGGCCAACCTCATCGCTGTCGTCGGCCTCACCACCGGGTTCCTCGGACTGCTCGCCACCATCGGCGTCCGCATGCTCGCCGGGGAGGACTGGCAGGTGCTCGCACTCCTGGGATTCGCGCTTTCGTTCTCCAGCACGGTTTTCGTGGTCCAGGTTCTCGACGATCGCTCGGAGGCGAGTTCCCTCTACGGCCGCATCGCGATCGGTGTGCTCGTCCTTCAGGACGTCGTAGCCGTGGCATTCCTCACCGTCATGAGCGGCGAGTCACCAAGCCCGTGGGCTGCCGCGCTGATTCTCCTCCTACCCGGGGCGTGGCTCGTACACAAACTGTGGAATCGGCTCGGGCATGGCGAACTCCAGACCCTTTTCGGGATCACCATCGCCCTCGTTCCCGGCTACTGGCTCTTCGAGAGCGTGGGTATCAAAGGCGATTTCGGCGCCATGGTCGTCGGCGTGCTCCTCGCCAGCCACCCACGGGCCGCCGAACTCTCCCGCACACTGTTCGGCTTTCGTGAACTTCTGCTCGTGGGCTTTTTCGTCTCGATCGGCCTTCACGTTGATCCCACCACCGAGACCGTCCTCCTCGGACTGCTGCTCACCGCCCTGCTCCCTGTGGAAGGCGCGCTGCTGACCCTGGCCCTGGCCGCGTTCGGGTTGCGCAAACGCACCTCGATTCTTGCCGGCCTGGCCTTGGCCAACTTCTCGGAGTTCGGTCTCATCGTGATCGCCTCCGGGGTCCAGGCGGGCCTCATCGTGGGGGACTGGCTCGTCGTCACCTCCGTCGCGGTGGCCGCGAGCTTCGTCTTCTCCACCCTCGTCAACCGGCGCGGCACTGGATTGGTGAATAGACTCTCCGCCTTCGTGCCCACGCCGCGCTCCAACCGGTTCCACCCGGACGACGCGCACATCGACCTCGCGAACGCGACGGCCCTCGTCCTCGGCGTGGGCCGCGTCGGCCGCGCAGTCCACGATCGTCTGTCCTTGGAGTACGGCCTGACGGTAATCGGGGTTGAGAACGACCCGGTCAAGGTTCGCGGGCTGCGTGCGGACGGGGTGCGGGTCCTCGAGGCCGACGCAACCGAGGCAGACTTCTGGGAACGCTGCATCAACGACGACGACGTGGAGATCATCGTGCTGGCGATGCCGTTCCACGGCTCTAACCTCGTTGCCATGGACCACGTGGGTCGACGCGACTTCGAGGGGACCATCGCGGTGGTGGCCCAGTATGACGACGAGCGCGAGGAACTCATCTCCATGGGCGCCGACGTGGCCTTCCACATCTACGAGGGGACCGGTGTCGGCCTGGCGGATAGCGCCGCCGAGGCCGCGGGGCTGGATTCGTGA
- a CDS encoding LGFP repeat-containing protein produces the protein MDRLTRALAPLALATVLGASLIACSGEGSGGTGETAAPATSEERVTTNSTPVPGPADSAINIPVAVADRWDKLGGEKSDLGRVTGPVTVVEGGSITDFERGSIVLTPSGRAFVVQGEILTSYLEAGGPAGALGFPTADEATTDGGWISVFENGTIAYLDGQPVVEIR, from the coding sequence ATGGACAGGTTGACGCGTGCCCTTGCCCCTCTCGCACTCGCCACAGTCCTCGGTGCCAGTCTGATCGCTTGCTCCGGAGAAGGCAGTGGCGGCACCGGTGAGACCGCCGCGCCTGCGACCTCGGAGGAGAGGGTGACGACGAATTCGACCCCCGTGCCCGGACCCGCCGACTCGGCAATCAACATCCCGGTGGCGGTCGCAGATCGCTGGGACAAACTAGGTGGCGAGAAGAGCGATCTCGGCCGCGTGACGGGACCCGTGACCGTGGTAGAGGGCGGATCGATCACCGACTTTGAGAGGGGATCAATCGTGCTCACGCCGTCCGGGCGCGCTTTCGTGGTCCAAGGCGAGATCCTCACCTCCTATCTCGAGGCCGGCGGCCCCGCGGGCGCACTGGGCTTCCCCACCGCAGACGAAGCCACCACGGACGGCGGTTGGATCTCGGTTTTCGAGAACGGCACCATCGCGTACCTGGACGGCCAACCGGTCGTCGAGATCCGCTGA
- a CDS encoding LGFP repeat-containing protein — MRKTVIAASAAALLALSAACSTDNANVDVEGATDSVASAVDSMTASGDPEKSEASGTEDSDAGSKSENAEGDGTATTTLTLADGSEVEAPAGIAEKYEEIRANSDHLGAATGGATEVAGGQMMEFEGGTLIQNPDGQAFLVQGVILEKYMEDGGPSGDLGFPTTDETPNENGFVSTFENGEITFDSSTGEATVNQN; from the coding sequence ATGCGCAAGACCGTGATCGCCGCCTCTGCGGCAGCACTGCTCGCACTCTCGGCTGCCTGCAGTACCGACAACGCCAACGTGGACGTGGAGGGCGCCACCGACTCGGTCGCCTCCGCCGTCGACAGCATGACCGCATCAGGAGACCCTGAAAAATCCGAGGCGTCAGGGACCGAGGACTCCGACGCTGGCTCCAAGAGCGAAAATGCGGAAGGCGATGGCACGGCGACCACCACGCTGACACTTGCTGACGGCTCCGAAGTAGAAGCGCCGGCCGGCATCGCGGAGAAGTACGAGGAGATCCGCGCGAATTCCGACCATCTCGGCGCCGCGACCGGCGGGGCCACCGAGGTCGCCGGTGGACAGATGATGGAGTTCGAGGGTGGCACGCTCATCCAGAATCCCGACGGCCAGGCGTTCCTCGTCCAGGGCGTCATCCTCGAGAAGTACATGGAGGACGGGGGCCCGTCTGGCGACCTCGGCTTCCCCACTACCGATGAAACCCCCAACGAGAACGGTTTCGTCTCCACGTTTGAGAACGGAGAAATCACCTTCGATTCCTCCACCGGTGAGGCCACCGTCAACCAGAACTGA
- a CDS encoding fumarate hydratase has translation MVDFLYEDLLPVGKDSTEYRLLTTEGVSTVEGPDGIRFLKVDPEAIRLLTETAMHDISHYLRSDHLAQVAKILDDPEASDNDKFVALDLLKNANIAAGGVLPMCQDTGTAIVKGERGQHVLTPGPDEQAVARGVYDAFTRLNLRYSQNAPITMWDEKNTGSNLPAQIEIGANTTPGGENSYKFLFMAKGGGSANKSFLYQETKAILNPERMMQFIEEKIRSLGTAACPPYHLAIVVGGTSAEFALKTAKLASAHYLDELPREGAMTGRGFRDVELEEKVFELTQQIGIGAQFGGKYFCHDVRVVRLPRHGASLPVAIAVSCSADRQAKAKITTEGVFLEQLEFEPGRFLPATTDAELDAATDGISGTGKGAAVRIDLNKPMPEILAELSKHPVKTRLSLTGPLVVARDIAHSKIKERLDAGEAMPQYLKDHPVYYAGPAKTPEGMPSGSFGPTTAGRMDSYVEQFQAAGGSMVMLAKGNRSKQVTDACATHGGFYLGSIGGPAARLAQDCIKHVEVIEYEELGMEAVWKIEVEDFPAFIVVDDKGEDFFAHTGEVTLTIGKRPGI, from the coding sequence ATGGTCGACTTCCTCTACGAGGACCTCCTTCCCGTCGGGAAGGACAGCACCGAGTACCGCCTGCTCACTACCGAAGGCGTCTCGACGGTCGAGGGGCCCGACGGCATCAGGTTCCTCAAGGTGGACCCCGAGGCCATTCGCCTGCTCACGGAGACGGCGATGCACGACATCTCCCACTACCTCCGTAGTGACCACTTGGCCCAGGTCGCCAAAATCCTCGACGACCCTGAAGCCAGCGACAACGACAAGTTCGTGGCGCTCGACCTTCTCAAGAATGCGAATATCGCGGCAGGCGGTGTACTGCCGATGTGCCAGGACACTGGTACGGCGATCGTCAAGGGTGAGCGCGGCCAGCATGTACTCACTCCGGGCCCGGACGAGCAGGCCGTGGCACGGGGCGTATATGACGCCTTCACCCGGCTCAACCTTCGTTACTCGCAGAACGCGCCCATCACGATGTGGGACGAGAAGAACACCGGATCCAACCTGCCCGCGCAGATCGAGATCGGTGCAAATACCACCCCGGGCGGCGAGAACTCCTACAAGTTCCTCTTCATGGCCAAGGGCGGCGGGTCGGCCAACAAGTCGTTCCTGTACCAGGAGACCAAGGCGATACTGAACCCCGAGCGGATGATGCAGTTCATCGAGGAGAAGATCCGCTCGCTCGGGACCGCCGCCTGTCCGCCGTACCACCTGGCGATCGTGGTGGGCGGCACGTCGGCGGAGTTCGCACTCAAGACCGCCAAACTCGCCTCCGCGCACTACCTTGACGAGCTCCCCCGCGAGGGCGCGATGACCGGACGCGGCTTCCGTGACGTGGAGCTCGAGGAGAAGGTTTTCGAACTGACCCAACAAATCGGGATCGGTGCTCAATTCGGTGGCAAGTACTTCTGTCACGACGTCCGCGTCGTCCGCCTACCCCGCCACGGCGCCTCGCTGCCCGTGGCTATCGCGGTGTCGTGCTCCGCGGATCGCCAGGCCAAAGCCAAGATCACCACGGAGGGCGTGTTCCTCGAACAGTTGGAGTTCGAGCCGGGCCGGTTCCTGCCCGCCACCACCGACGCGGAACTCGACGCCGCCACCGACGGCATCTCTGGCACGGGCAAGGGCGCCGCGGTGCGAATCGACCTCAATAAGCCGATGCCGGAGATCCTCGCCGAGCTGAGCAAGCACCCCGTAAAGACCCGGCTGTCACTGACCGGTCCGCTGGTGGTGGCCCGCGACATCGCGCACTCCAAGATCAAGGAGCGCCTCGACGCCGGCGAGGCGATGCCGCAATACCTCAAGGACCACCCCGTGTACTACGCAGGTCCCGCCAAGACGCCGGAAGGCATGCCGTCGGGTTCGTTCGGCCCTACCACCGCGGGCCGGATGGACTCCTACGTCGAACAGTTCCAGGCCGCCGGCGGCTCCATGGTGATGCTGGCCAAGGGCAACCGGTCCAAGCAGGTCACCGACGCGTGCGCGACCCACGGGGGGTTCTACCTGGGCTCCATCGGCGGTCCGGCTGCGCGACTGGCCCAGGACTGCATCAAGCACGTCGAGGTCATCGAGTACGAGGAACTCGGAATGGAGGCTGTGTGGAAGATCGAGGTCGAGGACTTCCCCGCCTTCATCGTTGTCGACGACAAGGGCGAGGACTTCTTCGCGCACACCGGCGAGGTCACACTGACGATCGGTAAGCGCCCGGGCATATGA
- a CDS encoding protein-L-isoaspartate O-methyltransferase: MVARNVAEAMRTQDRRRFLPQEVATDHELDAPLPIGHGQTNSQPSTVATMLTLLDPFPGMRVLDVGSGSGWTSAILGELGGPQSAVFAVELVPELVERSRAAIRQPWVVVHQAEPGVLGLPELAPFDRILVSAMADELPEELVDQLSPDGVMVAPWAGRMHRVRRADGNIEVTDHGGYRFVPLLHTRF, translated from the coding sequence GTGGTCGCCCGGAACGTAGCGGAGGCTATGCGCACGCAGGATCGCCGTCGTTTCCTTCCCCAGGAGGTCGCCACGGACCACGAGCTGGATGCGCCGCTGCCAATCGGCCACGGGCAGACCAATTCCCAGCCGTCCACGGTGGCGACAATGCTCACGCTCCTGGACCCGTTCCCCGGAATGCGGGTCCTCGATGTGGGCTCCGGCAGCGGATGGACCTCGGCCATCCTCGGCGAGCTCGGCGGGCCACAGTCCGCGGTGTTCGCCGTCGAGTTGGTCCCCGAACTGGTGGAGCGCTCCCGGGCAGCAATTCGGCAACCGTGGGTAGTCGTTCACCAGGCCGAGCCCGGGGTGCTGGGCCTCCCCGAGCTCGCCCCGTTCGACCGCATCCTGGTGTCGGCAATGGCCGACGAGCTCCCCGAGGAGCTGGTGGACCAGCTCTCGCCGGATGGCGTGATGGTGGCTCCGTGGGCTGGCAGGATGCACCGCGTCCGGCGGGCCGACGGCAACATCGAGGTGACCGATCACGGCGGGTACAGGTTCGTGCCCCTGCTCCACACCCGATTCTGA
- a CDS encoding siderophore ABC transporter substrate-binding protein: MKRFPKIVATAAAVALAGAALTACGSSDAQSGGNDAKGPSRVVLTSHAAADTLNELDLEDRVVGLVKSGVFPAALDDYSGGEFTDIGSLKEPKMDVIAELGPDLILFGNRTREMEPEFAKISDRVIAGDPDTSETIASNRAKVEEVAALFGAQDKASAELDKIDEKVAETRAKAEGAGTALVLMTSGGKVTGYGQGSRFDLIFNELGMAPAGELEAEGSHGAPLSWEQIAELNPDHVFVIDRDAAIGSEGEAASSLLDNPVFSRTAAATNGKVHFLNGQNWYLVGGGLGVLEAMIDEIDSAVS, translated from the coding sequence ATGAAGCGATTCCCCAAGATCGTCGCCACGGCGGCGGCGGTCGCCCTTGCCGGTGCTGCGTTAACCGCGTGCGGCAGTTCGGATGCGCAGTCCGGCGGGAACGACGCGAAGGGTCCTAGTCGGGTCGTTCTCACCAGCCACGCCGCCGCCGACACCCTGAACGAGCTCGACCTCGAGGATCGCGTCGTCGGCTTGGTCAAGTCCGGCGTCTTCCCTGCTGCGCTCGACGATTACTCGGGTGGTGAGTTCACGGACATCGGCAGTCTGAAGGAGCCGAAGATGGACGTGATCGCCGAGCTGGGGCCCGATCTCATCCTGTTCGGAAACCGTACTCGGGAGATGGAGCCCGAGTTCGCGAAGATCTCCGACCGGGTGATCGCCGGCGACCCCGACACCTCCGAGACGATCGCGTCCAACCGCGCGAAGGTCGAAGAGGTCGCTGCGCTGTTCGGAGCCCAGGACAAGGCCTCCGCTGAGCTCGACAAGATCGACGAGAAGGTGGCCGAGACCCGCGCAAAGGCCGAAGGTGCGGGGACGGCCCTCGTGCTCATGACGTCTGGCGGCAAAGTCACCGGCTACGGTCAGGGCTCGCGGTTCGACCTGATCTTCAACGAGCTCGGCATGGCCCCCGCTGGTGAGCTCGAGGCCGAGGGCAGCCACGGTGCCCCGCTCAGTTGGGAACAGATTGCCGAGCTCAACCCCGACCACGTCTTCGTCATCGACCGTGACGCGGCGATCGGCTCCGAGGGGGAGGCCGCCTCATCCCTGCTCGACAACCCCGTATTCAGCCGGACCGCTGCCGCGACCAACGGCAAGGTCCACTTCCTGAATGGCCAGAACTGGTACCTCGTCGGGGGCGGTCTGGGTGTCCTGGAAGCCATGATCGACGAGATCGACTCCGCCGTCTCCTGA
- a CDS encoding ABC transporter permease, translating into MTTTVERRPQRGSLWPVLGVVALALSLVASVFVGAADITVWEALTGGLTEAHRVYLVEARLPRTAAAALAGASLAIAGLLMQLLTRNRFVEPSTAGTVESAGLGLVMVAIIAPGAPIVLKMLVALVFALAGTALFLACIRRVPVSDSFVVPLVGIMLGSVIGAVAAFVALSRDLLQMLNSWMLADFSAVLAGRYELLWLVAVLGGLAYIAADRFTVAGLGEDVSTGLGLDHRTVVAAGMSIAAAVAAVVVVTVGALPLLGLVVPNVVSRLVGDDARRGLPFVALLGAVTVLISDMVGRALPGFFAGGAPGAGEVPVGTIVGILGGAVFLVMMLRGVRNA; encoded by the coding sequence ATGACGACGACGGTGGAGCGCCGGCCGCAGCGGGGCTCTCTGTGGCCGGTCCTCGGCGTCGTCGCGCTCGCGCTCTCACTCGTCGCCAGCGTGTTCGTCGGCGCGGCCGACATCACCGTGTGGGAGGCGCTCACCGGCGGACTTACCGAGGCGCACCGCGTCTACCTAGTCGAGGCCCGTTTGCCGCGCACCGCCGCGGCCGCGCTCGCCGGAGCGTCACTTGCGATCGCCGGCCTGCTCATGCAACTGCTCACCCGTAACCGTTTCGTCGAGCCATCGACCGCCGGCACCGTCGAATCGGCCGGGCTGGGGCTGGTAATGGTAGCCATTATCGCCCCGGGTGCTCCGATCGTGCTCAAGATGTTGGTGGCTCTTGTGTTCGCGCTCGCCGGGACCGCCCTGTTTCTCGCCTGTATCCGGCGCGTCCCGGTATCGGACTCGTTCGTGGTGCCCCTCGTCGGCATCATGTTGGGTTCCGTGATCGGCGCAGTCGCGGCTTTCGTGGCGCTGTCCCGCGACCTGCTCCAGATGCTCAACTCGTGGATGCTTGCCGACTTCTCGGCGGTCCTGGCCGGGCGGTATGAGTTGTTGTGGCTGGTCGCGGTCCTGGGCGGCCTGGCTTACATTGCCGCCGACCGCTTCACCGTCGCAGGTCTGGGGGAGGACGTCTCGACCGGTCTCGGGCTGGACCACAGGACCGTCGTTGCGGCCGGGATGTCGATAGCCGCCGCCGTCGCCGCCGTGGTGGTGGTGACGGTCGGCGCCCTCCCGCTGCTCGGACTCGTCGTTCCCAACGTGGTCTCACGCCTGGTGGGCGACGACGCCCGGCGGGGTCTGCCATTCGTGGCCCTGCTCGGGGCGGTGACTGTCCTGATCAGCGACATGGTGGGCCGGGCTCTGCCCGGGTTCTTCGCGGGCGGCGCTCCCGGTGCCGGCGAGGTCCCCGTGGGAACGATCGTCGGGATCCTTGGTGGCGCCGTCTTCCTGGTCATGATGCTGCGAGGAGTGCGCAATGCCTGA
- a CDS encoding iron chelate uptake ABC transporter family permease subunit yields MPEIDVLVAPAAGVPGGRTRANADHRRRWIVTLVCFAVAVAAIAALVLTGLPGTVGSKAWTYSLDRLSRHAVAIVLVSVAVGVSTVLFQTVTGNRILTPALMGFDSLYLLIQTTLVFFMVPRDAAVAGGLLSGGLSGFLGQTAIMVVASTALYLWLLGGRKSDIHLLLLVGVVFGVFFRSASTFLQRLLDPAAYLQVQDAMFASFRGVQLDVLLACGLIVVAGLVVVAILGRRLDVMLLGRDPAIALGVNHRRVTIVVLVVVSFLVSASTALIGPVMFFGLIVANAAYALLGTTLHRFTLPVASLLGVIALAGGEMILGTLGVESALSIVIEFAGGLLFLFLLLTNRAR; encoded by the coding sequence ATGCCTGAGATCGACGTCCTCGTCGCGCCCGCGGCGGGTGTGCCAGGGGGGCGGACGCGAGCCAACGCAGATCACCGCCGTCGGTGGATTGTGACCCTCGTGTGCTTCGCCGTGGCAGTCGCGGCCATCGCCGCCCTTGTACTAACCGGGCTGCCGGGCACTGTGGGGTCCAAAGCTTGGACCTATTCTCTCGACCGTCTTTCCCGGCACGCGGTGGCGATCGTCCTGGTCTCCGTGGCTGTCGGAGTCTCCACTGTGCTTTTCCAGACCGTCACCGGCAACCGGATCCTGACGCCGGCGTTGATGGGGTTCGACTCGCTGTACCTGCTTATCCAGACGACGCTCGTATTCTTCATGGTCCCCAGGGATGCCGCTGTCGCCGGGGGACTGCTGAGCGGCGGACTCTCCGGTTTCCTCGGCCAGACCGCGATCATGGTGGTCGCGTCGACCGCGCTGTACCTCTGGCTACTCGGGGGCCGGAAGTCCGATATCCACTTACTGTTGCTGGTGGGCGTCGTGTTCGGCGTGTTCTTCCGCTCCGCCTCCACGTTCTTGCAGCGCCTGCTAGACCCAGCGGCCTACCTGCAGGTCCAGGACGCAATGTTCGCGAGTTTCCGCGGCGTGCAGTTGGACGTGCTGCTGGCCTGCGGGCTCATCGTGGTCGCGGGACTCGTCGTTGTGGCGATCCTCGGGCGCAGGCTCGACGTGATGCTGCTCGGACGCGACCCCGCCATCGCCCTCGGCGTCAACCACCGAAGAGTCACGATCGTGGTCTTGGTGGTGGTCTCTTTCCTTGTCTCGGCCTCGACGGCGCTGATCGGGCCGGTGATGTTCTTCGGGCTCATCGTCGCCAATGCGGCATATGCCCTGCTCGGCACCACCCTGCACCGGTTCACCCTCCCGGTGGCCTCACTTCTGGGCGTCATCGCCCTCGCGGGGGGCGAGATGATCCTGGGCACCCTCGGCGTCGAGTCCGCGCTGAGCATCGTCATCGAGTTCGCCGGTGGGCTTCTGTTCCTGTTCCTGCTCCTGACCAACCGCGCACGCTGA
- a CDS encoding ABC transporter ATP-binding protein → MSLLPFRRRDDRSGERRWSTDCGIEAQSVSSSYGDTRVLHEVSACFAHGGVTSLIGPNGAGKSTLLGVMSRLQEADSGTVLVDGVDVSVNGGRELARRLAVLRQDNAVSIRLTVRELVGFGRFPHNGGRPSPDDDDHVDYALRAMELEGLADRYLDELSGGQRQRAHIAMVLAQDTDYVLLDEPLNNLDLRHATSIMRLLRRTAADRGKTIVLVIHDINIAAAYSDRIIAMKDGRIVSDGTPAEIMCTDVLKAVYDMEMQVAEVAGRYVALYFDGEEELGECEMAMSTA, encoded by the coding sequence ATGTCTCTTCTCCCGTTCCGACGCCGCGACGATCGATCCGGTGAGAGGCGGTGGTCGACTGACTGCGGTATCGAGGCGCAATCGGTGTCCTCGTCCTACGGTGACACTCGGGTGCTTCACGAGGTCTCGGCGTGTTTCGCGCACGGCGGTGTGACGTCTCTCATCGGCCCCAACGGCGCGGGAAAGTCGACTCTGCTGGGGGTCATGAGCCGGCTCCAGGAGGCAGACTCGGGGACGGTGCTCGTCGACGGTGTCGACGTGTCCGTTAACGGTGGGCGTGAACTGGCCCGACGCCTCGCCGTGCTCCGCCAGGACAACGCGGTGTCGATCCGGCTCACCGTTCGTGAGCTCGTGGGTTTTGGAAGGTTCCCTCACAACGGCGGCCGACCCAGCCCTGACGACGACGACCACGTCGACTACGCCCTGCGAGCAATGGAACTCGAGGGTCTCGCCGACAGGTATCTCGACGAATTGTCCGGCGGGCAGCGCCAGCGCGCGCACATCGCGATGGTTCTCGCACAGGACACGGACTACGTCCTGCTGGACGAACCGCTCAACAACCTTGACCTGCGTCATGCGACCTCGATCATGCGACTGCTAAGGCGCACCGCCGCAGACCGAGGCAAGACGATCGTGCTCGTCATCCATGACATCAACATCGCCGCCGCCTATTCGGACCGGATCATCGCCATGAAGGACGGCCGGATCGTCTCCGACGGCACGCCGGCCGAGATCATGTGCACCGACGTCCTCAAGGCGGTGTACGACATGGAGATGCAGGTCGCCGAAGTCGCCGGGCGATACGTGGCTCTGTACTTCGATGGAGAAGAAGAACTGGGTGAGTGCGAGATGGCGATGTCCACCGCCTGA
- a CDS encoding LLM class F420-dependent oxidoreductase, whose amino-acid sequence MRFGLFLPQGWRLDLVDVPATRHWPVISDLAARADAGPWESVWVYDHMHTAPLTSTGATHEAWSLMSALAATTSRVRLGQMCTCIGYRNPALLAKMAATVDHISGGRVEMGIGAGWYEHEWRAYGYGFPTAGERLGMLDEGVRIMAEAWSDGVVSIDGEHFRVDGAIVQPRPVQEGGIPMWVAGGGERKTLRTAARYADYTNFDGTAEGFAHKSEVLRRHCEDIGRDPAEITRSANYNVAIGQTEKDVTDRLAFLRDRMSTHVGPDEAERELGAYRGLPAVGTPEQVVEKLSALKRLGMEYGIFYFPEIATDTSGLELFEREVIPALA is encoded by the coding sequence ATGCGATTCGGACTCTTCCTGCCCCAGGGGTGGCGCCTCGATCTCGTCGACGTGCCGGCCACCCGTCACTGGCCGGTCATCTCGGACCTGGCCGCCCGCGCGGACGCCGGGCCCTGGGAGTCGGTGTGGGTGTACGACCACATGCACACCGCGCCCCTGACTTCGACCGGGGCAACGCACGAGGCGTGGAGTCTGATGTCGGCGTTGGCCGCAACCACCTCTCGCGTGCGGCTCGGTCAGATGTGTACCTGCATCGGCTACCGAAATCCCGCGCTTTTAGCGAAAATGGCCGCGACGGTCGACCACATTTCCGGCGGCCGGGTGGAGATGGGGATCGGCGCCGGGTGGTACGAGCACGAGTGGCGGGCGTACGGCTACGGGTTCCCCACGGCAGGCGAGCGGCTGGGCATGCTCGACGAGGGCGTACGCATCATGGCCGAGGCATGGTCCGACGGCGTGGTGTCCATTGACGGCGAGCACTTCCGCGTCGACGGGGCGATCGTGCAGCCGAGGCCCGTGCAGGAGGGTGGCATCCCCATGTGGGTCGCGGGCGGCGGCGAACGCAAGACCCTCCGGACCGCAGCCCGGTATGCCGACTACACCAACTTCGACGGCACAGCCGAGGGTTTCGCCCATAAGTCAGAGGTCCTGCGCAGGCATTGTGAAGATATCGGTCGTGACCCGGCGGAGATCACTAGGAGCGCGAACTACAACGTGGCGATCGGGCAGACCGAGAAGGATGTGACTGACCGGCTGGCGTTCCTCCGGGATCGGATGTCCACTCACGTCGGTCCCGATGAGGCAGAACGCGAGCTCGGTGCATATCGCGGACTTCCGGCGGTGGGAACACCCGAGCAGGTCGTAGAGAAACTGTCAGCGCTCAAGAGGTTGGGAATGGAGTACGGCATCTTCTACTTTCCCGAGATCGCCACCGACACATCAGGGCTGGAACTTTTTGAACGCGAGGTCATCCCTGCACTGGCCTGA